GAATCAACACATGTATACACTTATAGATGAAATGTTTGGAGTGCCAAAAGCTGATAAACAACTGATCAGGGCAAACCGAGGTGAAGGTTGGCGACGTGTACAGTTTCGACTTTGAGGTACAATGCTATGAAATTCTACGCATGAACCAGACAACATTTAGGAGTTTATGCAAGATACTATCAGAAAAATATGGGTTAGTGGAGACTTTAAACATTTACAATGAGGAGAGTGTTGCAATGTTCGTAGAGATGGTTGGACAAGACTTAACTGTACGGGCTCTAGCAGAGCGTTATCAACATTCAACTGACACCGTCAATAGGAAGATTGATGAGGTACTGAGCTCTATCTTGAAACTTGCAGCAGATATTGTGAAGCCGGCAAGGAATGAGTTTGAAACTGCTAGTCCTTTTCTAGTTGATAATCCAGTGTATTGGCCTTACTTTAGAAACTGCATAGGTGCTTTAGATGGCACTCATATTCATGTTCTTCCACCATCTGGAAATGTTGAGGCATTTAGAGGTAGAAAAGCTGAAGCAACCATGAATGTGTTAGCCATCTGCAATTTCAGCATGCGATTCATATACGCTTATGTTGGAGTTTCTGGGAGAGCACATGACACTAAGGTGCTAACATACTGCGCTACTGAAGAAGCTTCTTTTCCTCTCCCACCAGCTGGAAATTACTATTTGGTCGATTCAGGTTACCCAACCAGATATGGCTACTTAGGTCCTCATCGCAGAACTAGATACCATATAGATCAGTTTAGTAGAGGAGGTCCACCGTCAAACAGTAGGGAGTTGTTTAACCGCAAACATTCTGGCTTGAGAGCGATCATTGAGAGGACTTTTGGTGTGTGGAAAGCTAAATGGAGGATTCTAGACAGAAAACACCCCAAGTATGAGCTGAAGAAATGTGTTACGATTGTGACAGCAACAATGGCTCTCCATAACTACAGTCGAGATTCACATCATGAAGATTCCGAGTTTTCACATTGGGAGGCAATGGAATCATATGAACAATATGATGAGCATGTTCAATACATACCAGCAGGTGATAGAGTTATGGAGCGTACGCGTGACTCTATTACTCTAGAGATGGCAAGAGGAACTAGACTTCCACATTAGCATCAAACATGAATGGTTCTTTGTGCTTCTCTAATCGGTTTATAATGTCATGTTTGCTGTGTGATTTGAATTGAGCTGCTGCTTCTTTCTCAGTTTGATATTGATTTGAATTGAGTTGTAGGCGTTTTTTGTATCAGCATTCAACTTTACTATCGAACTGTACCAAACTCTTGCATTTAAGATTTCAGTTTTTAGTCGCCTCTTATGATCATCTGtacattttgtttttgattctaACTGCCTTCTAAGATATGTTTCGTTAACCATTATGCTTGGAGTAATGAGTATGGTATTGTAAGACTTTAGTGTCAATGCTTCATTATgctgttttgttttaattatgagTCTGTGCAGATGTGATGTTTctgatgttttgttttgtctggTGATGCTTGTGTCTGTATACAATTGTACTGGTTTTGTTGATGCTTCATCTGTTGAGTGGTTGCTGGTTTTGTCTTGTTTTGTTTGATCTTAGTCCTCTTGAGTTAATGGTCGATCTTCAGTTAAGTTCCTTGCTAGTTTGATATTACTGATCATTTTTGGTTGCTATGAACAGCTTACAAAGGATGATTATGTGGGACTGAGACAAGAAGCTTGTTAAGGTATGTACTCTCAAGTCATTGCAAAG
The window above is part of the Brassica napus cultivar Da-Ae chromosome C3, Da-Ae, whole genome shotgun sequence genome. Proteins encoded here:
- the LOC111203066 gene encoding protein ANTAGONIST OF LIKE HETEROCHROMATIN PROTEIN 1-like is translated as MVGQDLTVRALAERYQHSTDTVNRKIDEVLSSILKLAADIVKPARNEFETASPFLVDNPVYWPYFRNCIGALDGTHIHVLPPSGNVEAFRGRKAEATMNVLAICNFSMRFIYAYVGVSGRAHDTKVLTYCATEEASFPLPPAGNYYLVDSGYPTRYGYLGPHRRTRYHIDQFSRGGPPSNSRELFNRKHSGLRAIIERTFGVWKAKWRILDRKHPKYELKKCVTIVTATMALHNYSRDSHHEDSEFSHWEAMESYEQYDEHVQYIPAGDRVMERTRDSITLEMARGTRLPH